The following proteins are co-located in the Bradyrhizobium sp. AZCC 2176 genome:
- a CDS encoding tetratricopeptide repeat protein: protein MLSTRMNRWTIAAITAASLTAPGVAWAQTPEHPADSAAQFPTKSDLKSLTTAGSYLAARHASVERDAASAAAFYRSALRTDPKNNELLDRAFISSLADGDIDEAVKLADRILTMDKANRVARLVVGVRDLKQKKYAAAQVNINQSIRGPITDLVATLLSGWASYGAGDAKAAVANIDKLTGPEWYPIFKDLHTGMVLEISGKDKDAGARFERAYKLDDSMLRVSDAYARWLSRNKDGAAAAGIYEAFDKKLPRHPLVQEGLRETRAGKKMSPLVDSAQAGAAEALYGIGATLTRRGGEDLALVYLQLALYLQPNHPLALLSLADLYESVKKPQMAIKVYERMPASSPLKRNAQIQLATNLDAADRSDEAIKILKGVTAEAPKDIEAIMALGNIERGRKKFNDCAATYSQAIDAMASITDKNTWVTYYYRGICEERSKQWSKAEADMRKALELQPEQPHVLNYLGYSWIDQGINLDEGMKMIRRAVDQRPDDGYIVDSLGWAFYRIGNFEDAVKNLERAIDLKPEDPTINDHLGDAYWRVGRTLEAKFQWAHARDLKPEAEELPKIEAKIANGLSEDTSSAASADKKKEDGKGG from the coding sequence ATGCTTTCCACTCGTATGAATCGTTGGACCATCGCTGCAATTACCGCTGCCAGCCTGACCGCGCCTGGCGTGGCCTGGGCCCAGACGCCCGAACATCCGGCCGACAGCGCCGCGCAATTCCCCACCAAGTCCGATCTGAAATCGCTGACGACGGCGGGCAGCTATCTCGCCGCGCGGCATGCCAGCGTCGAGCGCGACGCCGCATCCGCTGCAGCTTTCTATCGCTCCGCGCTGCGCACCGATCCGAAGAACAACGAACTTCTGGACCGTGCCTTCATCTCCTCGCTCGCCGATGGCGACATCGATGAAGCGGTCAAGCTTGCTGATCGCATCCTGACGATGGACAAGGCCAACCGCGTCGCGCGGCTGGTCGTTGGCGTGCGTGACCTCAAGCAGAAGAAATATGCGGCCGCCCAGGTCAACATCAACCAGTCGATCCGCGGACCGATCACCGACCTGGTGGCGACGCTGCTGTCGGGCTGGGCGAGCTATGGCGCGGGCGATGCCAAGGCAGCGGTCGCCAATATCGACAAGCTGACCGGCCCCGAATGGTATCCGATCTTCAAGGATCTGCACACCGGCATGGTCCTCGAGATCTCGGGCAAGGACAAGGATGCCGGCGCGCGGTTCGAGCGCGCCTACAAGCTCGACGATTCGATGCTGCGGGTGTCCGACGCCTATGCGCGCTGGCTGTCGCGCAACAAGGACGGCGCGGCGGCGGCCGGCATTTACGAGGCGTTCGACAAAAAGCTGCCGCGACATCCGCTGGTGCAGGAAGGGTTGCGCGAGACCCGGGCCGGCAAGAAGATGTCGCCGCTGGTCGATTCGGCGCAGGCCGGCGCGGCCGAGGCGCTGTACGGCATCGGCGCCACGCTGACCCGTCGCGGCGGCGAGGATCTGGCGCTGGTCTATCTGCAGCTTGCGCTCTACCTGCAGCCCAATCATCCGCTGGCGCTGCTGTCGCTCGCCGATCTCTATGAGTCCGTGAAGAAGCCTCAGATGGCGATCAAGGTCTACGAGCGCATGCCGGCCAGTTCGCCGCTCAAGCGCAATGCGCAGATCCAGCTTGCCACCAATCTGGACGCCGCCGACCGCAGCGACGAGGCGATCAAGATCCTGAAGGGTGTCACCGCGGAAGCGCCAAAGGACATCGAGGCCATCATGGCGCTCGGCAACATCGAGCGCGGCCGCAAGAAGTTCAACGATTGCGCCGCGACCTACTCGCAGGCGATCGATGCGATGGCCTCGATCACCGACAAGAACACCTGGGTCACCTACTACTATCGCGGTATTTGCGAGGAGCGCTCCAAGCAGTGGAGCAAGGCCGAGGCCGACATGCGCAAGGCACTGGAGCTGCAGCCCGAGCAGCCGCATGTCCTCAACTATCTCGGCTATTCCTGGATCGACCAGGGCATCAATCTCGACGAAGGCATGAAGATGATCCGGCGCGCCGTCGATCAGCGTCCCGACGACGGCTACATCGTGGATTCGCTGGGCTGGGCGTTTTACCGGATCGGCAATTTTGAAGACGCGGTGAAGAATCTCGAGCGCGCGATCGATCTCAAGCCCGAGGATCCGACCATCAACGACCATCTCGGCGATGCCTATTGGCGTGTCGGGCGGACGCTGGAAGCCAAATTCCAGTGGGCCCATGCCCGCGATCTGAAGCCCGAGGCGGAGGAATTGCCGAAGATCGAAGCCAAGATTGCCAACGGTCTGTCCGAAGACACCTCTTCTGCGGCGTCCGCCGACAAGAAGAAGGAAGACGGCAAGGGTGGCTGA
- a CDS encoding electron transfer flavoprotein-ubiquinone oxidoreductase: MSAEELPPRESMEFDVVIVGAGPSGLAAAIRLKQLNADLSIVVVEKGSEVGAHILSGAVIDPVSLDKLIPDWREDADCPLKTQVKDDRFYWTTATSAIRLPNFAMPPLMYNHHCYIGSLGDVCRWLGPKAEALGVEIYPGFAAAEVLYDDNGAVRGIATGDMGIARDGSLKDSFTRGMELLGKYTLFAEGARGSLSKQLIAKFSLDAKSEPAKFGIGLKEVWEIDPAKHQKGLIQHSFGWPLNNSTGGGSFLYHYDDNKVAVGFVVHLNYDDPYLSPFDEFQRFKTHPAIRTVFEGGKRLCYGARAITEGGYQSVPRLSFPGGALIGCAAGFVNVPRIKGVHNAMGSGMLAAEHVAAALGAGRANDELVEYENAWRDSAVGRDLHRVRNVKPLWSKFGTIIGVALGGFDMWCNTLGFSLFGTQSHAKLDRSTLDAAKAHTPIAYPKPDGKLTFDKLSSVFLSNTNHEEDQPVHLKVTDMNLQKTSEHDVYAGPSNRYCPAGVYEWVEETSGPRFQINAQNCVHCKTCDVKDPNGNITWVPPEGGGGPNYQGM, translated from the coding sequence ATGAGTGCAGAAGAACTTCCTCCTCGCGAATCCATGGAATTCGACGTCGTAATCGTCGGCGCCGGGCCGTCTGGCTTGGCGGCAGCGATCCGGCTGAAGCAGCTCAATGCCGATCTCAGCATCGTGGTGGTGGAGAAGGGTTCCGAAGTCGGCGCGCATATCCTCTCAGGCGCCGTGATCGATCCGGTGTCCCTCGACAAATTGATCCCCGATTGGCGCGAGGATGCCGATTGTCCGCTAAAGACCCAGGTCAAGGACGACCGCTTCTACTGGACCACCGCAACCAGCGCGATCCGGCTGCCCAACTTCGCCATGCCGCCGCTGATGTACAACCATCACTGCTATATCGGCTCGCTCGGCGATGTCTGCCGCTGGCTGGGGCCGAAGGCGGAGGCGCTTGGCGTCGAAATCTATCCCGGCTTTGCTGCGGCCGAAGTGCTGTACGACGACAACGGCGCGGTGCGGGGTATCGCGACCGGCGACATGGGCATCGCCAGGGATGGCAGCCTCAAGGATTCTTTCACGCGCGGCATGGAACTGCTGGGCAAGTATACGCTGTTCGCCGAAGGTGCGCGCGGCAGCCTGAGCAAGCAGCTGATCGCGAAATTTTCCCTCGACGCCAAGAGCGAGCCGGCGAAATTCGGCATCGGGTTGAAGGAAGTCTGGGAGATCGATCCCGCCAAGCACCAGAAGGGCCTGATCCAGCATTCGTTCGGCTGGCCGCTCAACAATTCGACTGGTGGCGGCTCGTTCCTCTACCACTACGACGACAACAAGGTGGCGGTCGGATTCGTCGTGCATCTCAATTACGACGATCCGTATCTGTCGCCGTTCGACGAATTCCAGCGCTTCAAGACCCACCCTGCGATCCGTACCGTGTTCGAAGGCGGCAAGCGGCTTTGCTATGGCGCACGCGCCATCACCGAGGGCGGCTACCAGTCGGTGCCGCGCCTGAGCTTCCCGGGCGGCGCGCTGATCGGCTGCGCGGCGGGCTTCGTCAACGTGCCGCGCATCAAGGGCGTGCACAACGCGATGGGCAGCGGCATGCTTGCCGCTGAGCACGTCGCGGCCGCACTCGGCGCCGGCCGCGCCAACGACGAACTGGTCGAATATGAAAACGCCTGGCGCGATTCTGCCGTCGGCCGGGACTTGCACCGGGTCCGCAACGTCAAGCCGCTATGGTCGAAGTTCGGCACCATCATCGGCGTGGCGCTCGGCGGTTTCGACATGTGGTGCAACACGCTGGGCTTCTCGCTGTTCGGAACCCAGTCGCACGCCAAGCTCGATCGCTCGACGCTGGATGCGGCGAAGGCACACACCCCGATCGCCTATCCCAAGCCGGACGGCAAGCTGACCTTCGACAAGCTGTCCTCGGTGTTCCTCTCCAATACCAACCATGAAGAGGACCAGCCGGTTCATCTCAAGGTCACCGACATGAACCTGCAGAAGACGTCCGAGCACGATGTCTACGCCGGACCGTCGAACCGCTATTGCCCGGCCGGCGTCTATGAATGGGTCGAGGAAACCTCCGGTCCACGCTTCCAGATCAACGCCCAGAACTGCGTTCACTGCAAAACCTGCGACGTGAAGGACCCGAACGGCAATATCACCTGGGTTCCGCCGGAGGGCGGCGGCGGTCCCAACTACCAGGGTATGTAG
- a CDS encoding uracil-DNA glycosylase produces the protein MIPEPAPNLRQLLAFYLEAGVDCALTEEPVDRLSELEAPIAPVPVREAAPVRPVREMPATIPGVPRSEIAPPPEAAIALAREAARTAPTLEALRALLENFEGCALKNTATRLVFADGNPQARIMFVGEAPGRDEDIEGLPFVGRSGKLLDRMIAAIGLDRSKAYIANVIPWRPPGNRTPTPQETQICLPFIQRQIELVNPDVLVTLGNPSTQNLLSTREGIMRTRGKWLDYDTGTRTIRAMATFHPAYLLRSPSYKRMSWQDLRAIAKALEQAPPA, from the coding sequence TTGATCCCCGAACCCGCGCCTAATCTTCGGCAATTGCTGGCTTTTTATCTGGAAGCCGGGGTCGATTGCGCGTTGACGGAGGAGCCGGTCGATCGGCTGAGCGAGCTAGAGGCCCCGATAGCCCCCGTCCCGGTTCGCGAGGCTGCGCCAGTCCGCCCGGTGAGGGAAATGCCCGCTACGATACCGGGAGTTCCGCGGAGCGAAATCGCGCCTCCGCCGGAAGCGGCCATCGCCCTTGCGCGCGAGGCGGCGCGAACGGCGCCGACGCTGGAAGCGCTGCGCGCGCTCCTGGAAAATTTCGAGGGCTGCGCGCTGAAAAACACCGCGACGCGGCTGGTGTTTGCCGACGGCAATCCGCAGGCGCGCATCATGTTCGTCGGCGAAGCGCCCGGGCGCGACGAGGACATCGAGGGCCTGCCGTTCGTCGGCCGTTCCGGCAAATTGCTCGACCGGATGATCGCGGCGATCGGGCTCGACCGCAGCAAGGCCTACATCGCCAATGTGATCCCCTGGCGACCGCCCGGCAACCGGACGCCAACGCCGCAGGAGACGCAAATCTGCCTGCCGTTCATCCAGCGGCAGATCGAACTGGTGAACCCGGACGTGCTGGTGACGCTCGGCAATCCCTCGACGCAAAACCTGCTGTCGACCCGCGAGGGCATCATGAGGACCCGCGGCAAGTGGCTCGACTACGATACCGGCACGCGCACTATCCGCGCCATGGCGACGTTCCATCCGGCGTATCTGCTGCGGTCGCCCTCCTACAAGCGGATGTCGTGGCAGGATCTGCGCGCCATCGCGAAGGCGCTGGAGCAGGCGCCCCCGGCTTGA
- a CDS encoding glycosyltransferase family 39 protein, whose protein sequence is MRFTSLVVELIRARPRLVVWLVVLAQAGLWLMLPMLLYRSPPGDLATALAFGREYQVGTWLGPPLAFWLADIAFRAAGNHMFGVYLLAQVCAVVTFWIYYQLARAIVGGQQAVLAVLLSMTVVAFSSPGVEFGPLVLARPLWALLLLHSWQLIGQNRRYAWFAWSIEAGLLLLTTSAAPGILLLLAGFAVATARGRRVLMSLDPLYALLVIAVLVLPYLVWLLRADALAMPPWPAISDLGTRALQWGGLLVGLVLAMSAIVLLAILNSGWFARHAEEAPIIYRPPVDSLARDFVYFFAVAPGLLGSFLAGLFNLDHVVGGAGVALLMSGLAVIVATGDLIHLRRQRVLRTVWAAAVVAPALAVIVTTLVLPWTGAAEVPTSLPAKAIAAFFGDNFERRTNQRLRAVAGDPQLASFIAMSTGRPHLLLDATPERTPWLSAAKFNQTGGVVVWRASDTSGTPPPDIAQRFPGLVPEVPRAFEWMVNGRQPLLRVGWAIVRPKAP, encoded by the coding sequence ATGCGCTTCACCTCGCTCGTTGTCGAACTGATCCGCGCCCGGCCGCGGCTGGTAGTCTGGCTCGTGGTGTTGGCGCAGGCCGGACTTTGGCTGATGCTGCCGATGCTGCTCTACCGCAGCCCGCCCGGCGACCTTGCGACCGCGCTGGCCTTCGGCCGCGAATACCAGGTCGGAACCTGGCTCGGCCCGCCGCTGGCGTTCTGGCTCGCCGACATCGCCTTTCGTGCCGCCGGCAACCACATGTTCGGCGTCTATCTGCTGGCGCAAGTCTGCGCCGTCGTTACCTTCTGGATCTACTATCAACTGGCCCGCGCGATCGTCGGCGGGCAGCAGGCGGTGCTCGCGGTCCTGCTCTCAATGACGGTGGTGGCGTTCAGCTCGCCCGGCGTCGAGTTCGGACCATTGGTGCTGGCCCGCCCGCTGTGGGCGCTGCTTTTGCTGCATTCCTGGCAGTTGATTGGCCAGAACCGGCGCTACGCGTGGTTCGCCTGGTCGATCGAGGCCGGGCTCTTGCTGCTGACGACGTCGGCCGCGCCTGGAATATTGTTGCTGCTCGCCGGATTTGCCGTTGCCACCGCGCGGGGGCGGCGTGTGCTGATGTCGCTCGATCCGCTTTATGCGCTGCTCGTGATCGCCGTCCTGGTCCTGCCCTATCTGGTCTGGCTGCTCCGCGCCGACGCACTCGCCATGCCGCCGTGGCCCGCAATCTCCGATCTCGGCACGCGCGCGCTGCAATGGGGCGGGCTGCTTGTCGGCCTCGTGCTCGCGATGTCCGCCATCGTGCTGCTGGCCATCCTCAATTCGGGCTGGTTCGCCCGTCACGCGGAGGAGGCGCCGATCATCTACCGGCCGCCGGTCGATTCGCTGGCGCGCGACTTCGTCTATTTCTTCGCCGTCGCCCCAGGGCTGCTCGGAAGTTTCCTGGCCGGGCTGTTCAATCTTGATCACGTCGTGGGCGGCGCGGGCGTTGCGCTCTTGATGTCGGGGCTCGCGGTGATCGTGGCAACCGGCGATCTGATTCACCTGCGGCGTCAGCGTGTGTTGCGGACGGTTTGGGCCGCAGCAGTCGTTGCTCCCGCCCTGGCGGTGATCGTGACCACGCTTGTTCTGCCCTGGACCGGAGCTGCCGAAGTGCCGACCTCGCTGCCGGCGAAAGCGATTGCCGCATTCTTCGGCGACAATTTCGAACGGCGAACCAATCAGCGGCTGCGCGCCGTGGCCGGCGATCCGCAACTGGCGAGTTTCATCGCGATGAGCACCGGGCGCCCGCATCTGTTGCTTGACGCCACGCCGGAACGAACGCCGTGGCTGTCGGCCGCGAAATTCAATCAGACCGGCGGCGTCGTGGTCTGGCGCGCCTCTGACACGTCGGGCACGCCACCTCCCGACATCGCGCAACGCTTTCCGGGCCTTGTGCCGGAGGTGCCGCGCGCCTTCGAATGGATGGTGAACGGCCGCCAGCCGCTATTGCGCGTCGGCTGGGCCATCGTGCGGCCGAAGGCGCCGTAA
- a CDS encoding ribonuclease HII, translating to MIRDKSAKKNDKKTADNKVGKEQAEPLKGVIAVAPPSFRRERALIKRGVWPVAGCDEAGRGPLAGPVVAAAVVLDPKRVPKGIDDSKRLTAERREELFEEICATSSFAVAFASPARIDRDNILRASLWALARAVRALPEMPKHVFVDGRDKIDAPCDCDAVIGGDGLVVSIAAASIIAKVTRDRLMCALALDCPGYGFETHKGYAVPEHREALDRLGPSIHHRRFFAPVIAARLKHFPETIEETVEPDLFAVDGEIDSEISVAI from the coding sequence ATGATTCGGGACAAGTCCGCCAAGAAAAATGATAAGAAAACCGCCGACAACAAGGTCGGCAAGGAACAGGCCGAGCCGCTGAAGGGCGTCATCGCGGTCGCACCGCCGAGCTTTCGCCGCGAGCGGGCGCTGATCAAGCGCGGCGTCTGGCCGGTGGCCGGCTGCGACGAAGCCGGCCGTGGTCCGCTGGCGGGGCCTGTGGTGGCGGCGGCCGTGGTGCTGGACCCGAAGCGAGTCCCGAAGGGGATTGACGATTCCAAGCGGCTGACGGCCGAGCGCCGCGAGGAACTGTTCGAGGAGATCTGCGCGACATCGTCCTTTGCGGTCGCCTTTGCCTCGCCGGCGCGGATCGATCGCGACAATATTTTGCGTGCCTCGCTCTGGGCGCTGGCGCGCGCGGTCCGTGCGCTGCCCGAGATGCCGAAACATGTGTTTGTCGACGGCCGCGACAAGATCGACGCGCCCTGCGACTGCGATGCAGTAATCGGCGGCGACGGCCTGGTCGTGTCGATCGCAGCCGCCTCGATCATCGCCAAGGTGACGCGCGATCGCCTGATGTGCGCATTGGCGCTGGATTGCCCGGGCTACGGCTTCGAAACCCACAAGGGCTACGCGGTCCCGGAACATCGCGAGGCGCTGGACCGGTTAGGCCCGAGCATCCATCACCGCCGGTTTTTCGCCCCGGTCATTGCCGCGCGGCTGAAACACTTCCCCGAGACAATCGAAGAGACGGTCGAGCCCGATCTCTTTGCCGTGGATGGGGAGATTGATTCCGAAATTTCAGTGGCGATCTGA
- a CDS encoding GNAT family N-acetyltransferase, with protein sequence MNQQPAPVSEKQPLVILATPRLILRAAAEADISTLHNLIFGDSDVMRFAFSGAPMATDAAEDFIRRFFTFGGSLTGMAVLTEKPAGEIIGFAGLSPCDALGADDFEIGFVLARRVWGKGIATEIGKAQLALGFEQLNCGRLLGLVDPQNAPSIHALEKLGMRYLTTIADPRRGSRRVYVIEAEEWRQRRAE encoded by the coding sequence ATGAACCAGCAGCCCGCGCCGGTATCGGAAAAGCAGCCACTCGTCATCTTGGCGACGCCGCGCTTGATTCTGCGCGCTGCGGCCGAAGCGGATATATCCACTCTGCACAATCTGATCTTCGGCGACAGTGATGTGATGCGCTTTGCATTTTCCGGAGCGCCGATGGCAACGGACGCCGCCGAAGATTTCATCCGGAGATTCTTCACCTTCGGTGGCAGCCTCACGGGGATGGCGGTTCTGACCGAAAAGCCCGCGGGCGAAATCATCGGCTTTGCCGGCTTATCGCCATGCGATGCGCTTGGAGCCGACGATTTTGAGATCGGGTTTGTCCTTGCGCGCCGGGTATGGGGCAAGGGGATTGCAACCGAAATCGGCAAGGCGCAGCTTGCCTTGGGGTTCGAGCAACTCAACTGCGGCAGATTGCTCGGGCTTGTCGATCCGCAAAATGCACCGTCCATTCACGCGCTCGAGAAGCTCGGAATGCGCTATCTGACGACCATTGCGGACCCCAGGCGCGGAAGCCGGCGCGTTTATGTGATTGAGGCCGAGGAGTGGCGCCAGCGGCGCGCTGAATAA
- a CDS encoding VOC family protein, with translation MSEKSSKPTPRFTVITLGVTDMRASIAFYEALGFARRMRATGEAVAFFDTGGTVIALFPWDQLARDATLPDEPRPKTFRGSTLAWNCGSVEEVDAVLDFAISCGASLLKSAHKTDYGGYSGYFGDPDNHPWEVVVAPGIEVGDDRRVHLPD, from the coding sequence ATGAGCGAAAAATCTTCGAAACCAACCCCGCGGTTCACGGTCATTACGCTCGGCGTAACCGACATGCGCGCCAGTATCGCGTTTTACGAAGCGCTCGGCTTTGCCCGAAGAATGCGGGCAACCGGTGAGGCGGTTGCTTTCTTCGATACTGGCGGCACGGTGATCGCGCTTTTCCCGTGGGATCAACTCGCCCGCGACGCCACGCTGCCGGACGAGCCACGGCCGAAAACCTTTCGAGGATCGACGCTCGCCTGGAATTGCGGCTCCGTCGAGGAGGTCGACGCGGTGCTGGATTTCGCCATTTCCTGCGGCGCGTCGCTATTGAAATCCGCGCACAAGACCGACTACGGCGGTTACTCCGGCTATTTCGGCGATCCCGACAACCATCCCTGGGAAGTTGTGGTCGCGCCCGGGATCGAGGTCGGCGACGACCGGCGGGTTCACCTGCCGGATTAG
- a CDS encoding PA0069 family radical SAM protein, which yields MSRASSHALKHPPVTAPSEPAGATPFPELAVAIEQQRRRGRGAQSNESGRFEAEARVAFDDGWQSLDDLPPFKTTVSLDTSRKVITRNDSPDIGFDRSINPYRGCEHGCVYCFARPTHAFLGLSPGLDFESKLLAKPDAPELLEKELAASGYEPRMIAIGTNTDPYQPIEREHKIMRGILEVLDKAGHPVGIVTKSALVTRDIDILQRMAKRNLAKVAISVTTLDPKLARTMEPRASTPPKRLEALRQLSEAGIPATVMVAPVIPALNDSEIERILDAAAHAGVKEASYVLLRLPLEVRDLFREWLMANYPDRYRHVFTLIRDMRGGRDYDSQWGARMKGTGPMAWMIGRRFEIACEKLGLNKRRSKLTIDHFVRPKRSGQQLSLF from the coding sequence ATGAGCCGAGCATCCTCTCATGCCCTCAAGCACCCGCCGGTCACGGCGCCCTCCGAGCCGGCGGGTGCGACACCTTTCCCTGAGCTTGCGGTTGCCATCGAACAGCAGCGACGGCGTGGCCGCGGCGCGCAATCGAACGAGAGCGGCCGGTTCGAAGCCGAGGCGCGGGTTGCGTTCGACGATGGCTGGCAGAGCCTTGACGACCTGCCGCCGTTCAAGACGACGGTATCGCTGGATACCTCGCGCAAGGTCATCACCCGCAACGACTCGCCCGACATCGGGTTCGACCGTTCGATCAATCCCTATCGCGGCTGCGAGCATGGCTGCGTCTATTGCTTCGCGCGGCCGACCCACGCCTTTCTCGGCCTGTCGCCCGGGCTCGATTTCGAATCCAAGCTGCTGGCCAAGCCGGACGCGCCCGAACTGCTCGAGAAGGAACTGGCCGCCTCGGGTTACGAGCCGCGCATGATCGCGATCGGCACCAATACCGATCCCTATCAGCCGATCGAGCGCGAACACAAAATCATGCGCGGCATCCTCGAAGTGCTGGATAAAGCCGGTCATCCCGTCGGCATCGTCACCAAATCGGCGCTGGTGACGCGCGACATCGATATTCTCCAACGGATGGCGAAGCGCAATCTGGCCAAGGTCGCCATTTCCGTGACCACGCTGGATCCCAAGCTGGCGCGCACCATGGAGCCACGCGCCTCGACGCCGCCGAAGCGGCTGGAGGCGCTGCGGCAATTGTCTGAGGCCGGCATTCCCGCGACCGTCATGGTCGCCCCGGTGATTCCTGCGCTGAACGATTCCGAGATCGAACGCATTCTCGATGCCGCGGCCCACGCCGGCGTCAAGGAAGCAAGCTATGTGCTGCTGCGGCTGCCTCTGGAAGTGCGCGACCTGTTTCGCGAGTGGCTGATGGCGAACTATCCCGACCGCTACCGTCACGTCTTCACCCTGATCCGCGACATGCGCGGCGGACGCGACTACGACTCGCAATGGGGAGCACGGATGAAGGGTACCGGCCCGATGGCCTGGATGATCGGGCGGCGGTTCGAAATCGCCTGCGAAAAGCTCGGCCTCAACAAGCGCCGCTCGAAACTGACGATCGATCATTTCGTCAGGCCGAAGCGCAGCGGACAGCAACTGAGTCTGTTCTAG
- a CDS encoding glycosyl transferase, with product MLSVIIPTEGVEQPAVATLAALVPGAAAGVIREVLLVDRAGNGVIERVADVAGCRFLEFEGTRAAALAAGARAARSPWLMFLHAGAVLDSGWIEETTQFIQNVSSSGRPRAGVFRYARSPYADTRLRDGFKFVARMITGPSAEQGLLIARDHYERLGGYRPDSRRSETRLLRQLGRSARTQLRSRIMVVA from the coding sequence ATGTTGAGCGTGATCATTCCGACCGAAGGTGTCGAGCAGCCCGCCGTCGCAACGCTGGCGGCGCTGGTGCCGGGCGCCGCAGCCGGCGTCATCCGCGAGGTACTGTTGGTCGACAGGGCCGGCAACGGCGTGATCGAACGGGTGGCGGACGTGGCCGGCTGCCGCTTCCTCGAGTTTGAAGGAACGCGCGCCGCAGCGCTGGCCGCGGGTGCTCGGGCGGCGCGCTCGCCATGGCTGATGTTCCTGCACGCCGGCGCGGTGCTCGACAGCGGCTGGATCGAAGAGACCACGCAATTCATCCAAAACGTATCGAGCAGCGGCCGGCCGCGCGCCGGAGTGTTTCGCTATGCCCGCTCGCCGTATGCCGACACCCGGCTGCGCGATGGCTTCAAATTTGTCGCCCGCATGATTACCGGGCCGTCGGCGGAACAGGGGCTCTTGATCGCGCGCGATCATTATGAGCGGCTCGGCGGCTACCGGCCGGATTCCCGCCGTTCCGAGACGCGGCTGTTGCGCCAGCTCGGCCGCTCGGCGCGCACCCAGTTGCGCAGCCGGATCATGGTGGTCGCCTAG
- a CDS encoding bifunctional helix-turn-helix transcriptional regulator/GNAT family N-acetyltransferase → MSQLDSEQEIAAVRAFNRFYTRKLGVLDQQLLKTPFSLSEARVLYELAHRQDLSAKEIGAELGLDAGYLSRIMQNFDEAGLITREPLPSDRRQYRLGLTAKGRQAFAELERTTKDDVAAMLGALPRGGRERLIGAMADIERLLGDAPAAPRPATLREPRPGDMGWVVQSHGALYAREYGWDSSFEGLVAEIAAKFLSSFDASRERCWIADIDGAQVGSIFLVRHTDDVAKLRLLLVDPAGRGQGLGHRLVAECIAFAKACGYRKITLWTQSILVAARKIYQEAGFKLVATEPHRSFGQDLVGETWELEL, encoded by the coding sequence ATGTCCCAACTGGATTCCGAACAAGAAATCGCAGCGGTACGCGCCTTCAACCGCTTCTACACCCGCAAGCTCGGCGTGCTGGATCAGCAGCTCCTGAAGACTCCGTTCTCGCTGAGCGAGGCGCGGGTGCTGTACGAACTCGCCCACCGCCAGGATCTCTCGGCAAAGGAGATCGGCGCCGAACTGGGTCTCGATGCCGGCTATCTCAGCCGCATCATGCAGAATTTCGATGAAGCCGGGTTGATCACTCGCGAACCGCTGCCGTCCGATCGCCGGCAATATCGGCTCGGATTGACGGCCAAGGGACGGCAGGCGTTCGCAGAACTCGAGCGCACTACAAAGGACGACGTCGCGGCGATGCTTGGGGCGCTACCGCGCGGCGGCAGGGAGCGCCTGATCGGGGCAATGGCCGATATCGAGCGACTGCTCGGCGATGCGCCTGCCGCACCACGACCGGCGACGCTGCGCGAGCCACGCCCCGGCGACATGGGATGGGTGGTGCAGAGCCACGGCGCACTCTATGCCCGCGAATACGGATGGGATTCCTCGTTCGAGGGGCTCGTCGCCGAAATCGCGGCCAAATTCCTCAGTTCGTTCGATGCGTCGCGCGAGCGTTGCTGGATCGCCGATATCGATGGCGCGCAGGTCGGCTCGATATTTCTGGTGCGGCACACCGACGATGTCGCCAAGCTGCGGCTATTGCTGGTCGACCCGGCCGGGCGTGGCCAGGGGCTCGGCCATCGGCTGGTCGCCGAATGCATCGCGTTCGCGAAGGCCTGCGGCTATCGCAAGATCACGCTGTGGACCCAGAGCATCCTCGTCGCTGCCCGCAAAATCTATCAGGAAGCCGGATTCAAGCTGGTCGCCACCGAGCCGCACCGCAGCTTCGGTCAGGACCTGGTCGGCGAAACCTGGGAACTGGAACTGTGA